In Symmachiella dynata, the following are encoded in one genomic region:
- a CDS encoding HTTM domain-containing protein, with product MTRTTTSSVQAPQLTSAEKTSADSPANTADSRDDSKTSEQGFNHVGRHRISERLLEELLSPVNNASLMVFRVAFGLAVAWYALRSLLSGSVAYNYIQPPMHFSFQGFEWIHPWPGAGMYFHFTLMLTAALCFAAGFCYRLSSVLVFLTFTFTFLCERSLYNNHYYLMSLLAFLSIFIPLHRRWSVDVFRSPEIASTYVPAWTVWLLRFQLGIVYFYGAVAKLNADWLQGQPMRMWLVKLSDYPVLGSYFTEEWAVQTFVWGGLLIDLFAVPLLLWRRSRLYAFAVIVLFHVINSTLFDIGVFPWLMIAVTTLFFSPDWPLRLAGQKSRSAPSSSPQTVRWTPKLRWGVALLSVYVLLQLVVPLRHHLYDGQTSWTENGHFFSWRMMLRNKIAAVRFYARNPETGREGIVDLRPYITPLQLSKMARDPNHILQMAHFLADDFRKQGLGNTEIRVRALASLNGRRPQYLIDPDVDLVKQQLGWLKSDWIVPLKEPFRHDAWDRPVQYWEEELGL from the coding sequence ATGACGAGAACAACCACGTCCTCGGTTCAGGCGCCACAACTCACTTCCGCTGAAAAAACATCGGCGGATTCTCCCGCGAATACTGCGGACAGTCGCGACGACAGTAAAACAAGCGAGCAGGGATTCAACCACGTTGGTCGTCACCGGATAAGCGAGCGGTTGCTTGAAGAATTGCTGTCCCCGGTTAATAACGCCAGCTTAATGGTGTTTCGGGTGGCTTTCGGACTAGCGGTGGCGTGGTATGCACTCAGATCTCTGCTGAGCGGCTCAGTCGCCTATAACTACATCCAGCCCCCGATGCACTTTTCTTTTCAGGGGTTTGAATGGATTCACCCTTGGCCCGGCGCGGGCATGTATTTCCATTTCACCCTGATGCTGACCGCCGCACTCTGTTTCGCCGCCGGGTTTTGCTATCGACTCAGCTCAGTGCTCGTCTTCCTGACGTTTACTTTTACATTCCTCTGTGAACGGTCGCTCTACAACAACCATTACTATTTGATGAGTCTGTTAGCGTTTCTCTCGATTTTCATTCCACTGCATCGTCGCTGGTCGGTGGATGTCTTCAGGTCACCGGAAATCGCTAGTACGTATGTCCCAGCCTGGACTGTGTGGCTCCTGCGATTTCAGTTGGGAATCGTGTATTTCTACGGGGCTGTGGCAAAACTCAACGCCGACTGGCTGCAAGGGCAGCCCATGCGGATGTGGTTGGTGAAACTCTCCGATTATCCCGTCTTGGGGAGCTACTTCACTGAGGAATGGGCCGTCCAAACCTTTGTTTGGGGCGGTCTGTTGATTGACCTATTCGCGGTGCCGTTGCTGTTATGGCGGCGCTCGCGGCTTTATGCCTTTGCCGTGATCGTCCTGTTTCATGTCATCAATTCGACGTTGTTTGACATCGGCGTGTTTCCCTGGCTGATGATCGCTGTGACCACGTTATTCTTTTCACCAGATTGGCCGCTACGACTCGCGGGGCAGAAAAGCAGATCCGCTCCCAGCAGCTCTCCTCAAACGGTCCGTTGGACTCCGAAGCTAAGATGGGGCGTGGCTTTGTTGTCCGTCTATGTTTTACTCCAACTCGTCGTCCCGTTGCGGCATCATCTGTATGACGGCCAGACGAGTTGGACAGAGAACGGGCATTTCTTTTCCTGGCGGATGATGCTTCGCAACAAGATCGCAGCGGTCCGTTTTTATGCGCGGAATCCAGAGACGGGGCGGGAGGGGATTGTGGACCTTCGTCCCTATATCACTCCGTTGCAACTCTCTAAGATGGCCCGCGATCCCAACCACATCCTGCAGATGGCCCATTTCCTGGCTGATGATTTCCGGAAACAAGGCTTGGGGAACACCGAGATTCGCGTGAGGGCCTTGGCCTCGCTGAACGGCCGTAGGCCTCAGTATTTGATTGACCCGGATGTGGATTTGGTCAAGCAACAACTCGGCTGGTTGAAGAGCGATTGGATTGTGCCCTTGAAGGAACCGTTCCGACACGACGCCTGGGACCGTCCGGTACAGTACTGGGAAGAAGAACTCGGCCTGTGA